From one Amaranthus tricolor cultivar Red isolate AtriRed21 chromosome 17, ASM2621246v1, whole genome shotgun sequence genomic stretch:
- the LOC130804647 gene encoding uncharacterized protein LOC130804647, translating into MKHKTLPNPIPKPTQIKKMTRFNSTPIPLCFRPSSNTTLEYHHNQALINTTTSTPNLITCLYQTRLGIFSLTWSYSMFSRTFNLHLYPSPSLSTPPLSLSSPSFQVTLKPFMFWNKNGVKKLPPLSPSHSSIYVFWDLTNAKFGSGSAPEPVSGFYIVVVYEGEIVLLVGDMEKEAFLKTKGKKVAIFNETNDRKLQSLVIKREHVFGNRFYSTRIDFGGKSRLILIELNTSIEEDPRLVIRLDSKRVLQVKHLRWKFRGSERIEVDGYPIQLSWDVYNWLFEEDCATNNDDGYALFTFRFEKQVNKNEQDEEITQISCHGEGQNGYNDNKKGVIWSQDSCGLNYERKKIKKKLLVKTRSASSSSISSASSASSSILEWESVEENELKGPNGFSLLVYAWKN; encoded by the coding sequence ATGAAGCACAAAACTCTCCCAAATCCAATTCCTAAACCCacccaaatcaaaaaaatgacCCGTTTTAATTCAACCCCAATTCCTCTTTGTTTTCGCCCATCTTCTAATACTACTCTTGAATATCATCATAATCAAGCTTTAATCAATACTACAACTTCAACCCCAAATTTAATTACTTGTTTATACCAAACCCGTTTGGGTATTTTCTCTTTAACTTGGTCTTATTCTATGTTTTCTCGTACTTTTAATCTTCATCTTTAcccttctccttctctctctacACCcccactttctctctcttcaccTTCTTTTCAAGTCACCCTAAAACCCTTTATGTTTTGGAACAAAAATGGGGTTAAAAAGCTTCCACCTTTATCCCCATCTCATAGCTCAATCTATGTGTTTTGGGATCTTACTAATGCAAAGTTTGGATCTGGATCTGCACCCGAACCCGTTTCTGGGTTCTACATTGTGGTTGTTTATGAAGGGGAGATTGTTCTTTTAGTTGGGGATATGGAGAAAGAAGCTTTTTTGAAGACTAAAGGGAAAAAAGTTGCAATCTTTAATGAAACTAATGATAGAAAGTTGCAATCTTTGGTGATTAAAAGAGAGCATGTTTTTGGGAATAGATTTTATTCAACAAGAATTGATTTTGGGGGAAAATCTAGGttaattttgattgaattaaACACAAGTATTGAAGAAGATCCAAGATTGGTGATCCGACTTGATTCAAAACGGGTCTTACAAGTGAAACATTTAAGGTGGAAATTTAGAGGAAGTGAAAGAATTGAAGTTGATGGCTACCCAATTCAACTTTCTTGGGATGTTTATAATTGGTTATTTGAAGAAGATTGTGCAACAAATAATGATGATGGGTATGCTTTATTTACATTTAGATTTGAAAAACAAGTgaataaaaatgaacaagatgaagaaattaCTCAAATTAGTTGTCATGGTGAAGGGCAAAACGggtataatgataataagaaaGGGGTAATTTGGTCACAAGATTCTTGTGGGTTGAACtatgaaagaaagaaaattaagaaGAAATTGTTAGTAAAAACAAGAagtgcttcttcttcttcaatttcatctGCTTCATCTGCAAGTAGTTCAATTTTGGAATGGGAAAGTGTTGAAGAAAATGAATTGAAAGGTCCAAATGGGTTTTCTTTACTTGTTTATGCTTGGAAAAATTGA